One Actinomycetota bacterium DNA segment encodes these proteins:
- the cooS gene encoding anaerobic carbon-monoxide dehydrogenase catalytic subunit: protein MPESEKKTLRKTMDPAAEQMIEKAAKDKVSTAFSRVDEMKPCPIGLTGACCKNCFMGPCRLTKEGSRGICGADAATVVARNLARSVAAGSAAHSDHGRDVALMLRGIATGEISGFGIADEDKLMAVAEHFDLATEGREVKDIALDVANIALGNFGRQEGELNYLNRAPLKRQEIWRKFDIAPRGIDREIVEAMHRTNMGVDTDPEHILMHSLKTSLGDGWGGSMLATDLQDIIFGTPWARRGQVNLGVLKEDYVNIVMHGHEALLSETIIAASRDPELIKLAESKGAKGINLAGICCSSNEVLARQGVPPAGNFLHQELAIVTGVVDVMVVDVQCIFQALADVASSYHTKLVATSRKAKVPGAEYMPLDENAPIETAKKIVRLAIENYPNRKEYEIPDYISDLVAGFSHEYIRYMLGGKYRATLRPLNDAIMEGRIMGLAGVVGCNNPRVEQDAAHNYIVKELIKNDILVVQTGCGAIANAKYGLLLPEAMKDAGPGLQEIGETVGIPPVLHMGSCVDNSRILTVLSDVVNEGGLGEDISDLPAVGIAPEWMSEKALAIGEYFVASGAYVIFGVGSPVSGSPVIEDIINNRWQEQLQGRLEFEPDPAEIVNKTLAHIKERRAALGLTEYKPGKYVRIGAPTSFETPKPLQTPHRTS, encoded by the coding sequence ATGCCGGAATCAGAAAAAAAGACGCTCCGGAAGACGATGGATCCCGCGGCCGAACAGATGATAGAAAAGGCCGCCAAAGATAAGGTTTCCACCGCTTTTTCCCGCGTCGATGAGATGAAACCCTGCCCTATCGGATTGACCGGGGCTTGCTGCAAAAACTGTTTTATGGGACCCTGCCGCTTGACCAAAGAGGGCAGCCGCGGCATATGCGGCGCTGATGCGGCGACCGTAGTCGCCAGAAATCTGGCGCGTTCCGTTGCCGCCGGTTCCGCCGCTCACTCGGATCACGGGCGCGACGTCGCCTTGATGTTGCGCGGCATCGCGACCGGAGAGATCTCCGGCTTCGGCATCGCGGACGAGGATAAACTTATGGCAGTGGCCGAGCACTTTGACCTCGCGACCGAAGGCCGCGAGGTCAAAGACATCGCGCTCGACGTCGCCAATATCGCGCTGGGTAACTTCGGCCGCCAGGAAGGCGAGCTGAATTACTTGAACCGGGCGCCGTTGAAACGCCAGGAGATATGGCGCAAATTCGATATCGCCCCCCGCGGCATCGATCGGGAGATCGTCGAGGCCATGCACCGCACGAACATGGGTGTTGATACGGATCCGGAACACATCCTCATGCATTCACTCAAGACCTCGCTCGGCGACGGTTGGGGCGGCAGCATGCTGGCGACCGATCTGCAGGACATCATCTTCGGCACGCCGTGGGCCAGACGCGGTCAGGTCAACCTGGGCGTCTTGAAGGAAGACTATGTCAACATAGTCATGCACGGCCATGAAGCCCTGCTTTCGGAGACAATCATTGCCGCCAGCCGCGATCCCGAACTTATCAAACTGGCCGAGTCCAAGGGCGCCAAAGGCATCAACCTGGCCGGCATCTGCTGCTCGTCAAATGAGGTCCTGGCCCGCCAGGGCGTCCCGCCGGCCGGCAACTTCCTGCACCAGGAATTAGCTATCGTCACCGGCGTCGTCGATGTTATGGTCGTCGACGTGCAGTGCATCTTCCAGGCGCTGGCCGACGTCGCTTCCAGCTACCACACCAAGCTCGTAGCCACCAGCCGCAAAGCCAAGGTGCCGGGCGCAGAATATATGCCGTTGGACGAGAACGCGCCGATTGAGACGGCTAAGAAAATCGTCAGACTGGCGATCGAGAACTACCCGAACCGCAAGGAATACGAGATCCCGGATTATATTAGCGACCTGGTCGCCGGGTTCTCCCACGAATATATCCGTTATATGCTGGGCGGCAAATACCGCGCCACACTCCGGCCGCTGAACGACGCCATTATGGAAGGCCGGATCATGGGTCTGGCCGGCGTAGTCGGCTGTAACAATCCACGAGTCGAACAGGACGCGGCCCATAACTATATCGTCAAAGAACTCATTAAGAACGATATCCTTGTCGTCCAGACCGGCTGCGGCGCCATCGCCAACGCCAAGTACGGTCTGCTCCTGCCGGAGGCCATGAAAGACGCCGGTCCGGGGCTCCAGGAAATCGGCGAAACGGTCGGCATTCCTCCAGTTCTGCACATGGGTTCCTGCGTCGACAATTCCCGGATCCTGACCGTGCTCTCGGACGTGGTCAATGAAGGCGGGCTGGGCGAAGACATCTCGGATCTGCCGGCCGTAGGTATCGCGCCGGAATGGATGAGCGAGAAAGCCCTGGCTATTGGTGAGTACTTCGTGGCCAGCGGGGCTTACGTTATCTTCGGTGTCGGCAGCCCGGTTAGCGGCAGCCCGGTAATTGAGGATATAATTAATAATAGATGGCAGGAACAGCTCCAGGGACGTCTTGAGTTCGAACCGGATCCTGCCGAAATAGTAAACAAGACCCTGGCGCATATTAAAGAGCGTCGCGCAGCCCTAGGGTTGACGGAATATAAACCCGGTAAATACGTAAGAATAGGCGCGCCGACGTCTTTTGAGACTCCCAAGCCTCTTCAGACACCGCACCGAACTTCGTAA
- a CDS encoding MoxR family ATPase, which produces MNIEAVGKSAAKLVDNIETVIKGKRQAVELSVAALLCRGHLLIEDVPGVGKTMLAKSIAKSVDGTFKRIQFTPDLLPSDITGTSLFNQKTGDFEWQPGPVFGNIVLADEINRTTPRTQSALLEAMDERQVTIDGVTRPMPEPFFVIATQNPVEYHGTYPLPEGQLDRFLMSINLGYPDAADEKSVVISQQSSHPIETLKPVMHADEIVEAQTAVKTVSIDETLIDYVLKITDATRRSDDFVLGASPRGTLALVHTAQGYAAIKGRKFVLPDDIKTVAMAVLAHRVFVKPRLKTGEAPARKIIARILDEVPVPVVR; this is translated from the coding sequence GTGAATATAGAAGCAGTCGGCAAAAGCGCGGCCAAGTTGGTCGACAACATCGAAACGGTTATCAAGGGCAAGCGTCAGGCCGTCGAATTATCTGTCGCGGCGTTGCTCTGCCGAGGACACCTCTTGATCGAAGATGTGCCGGGCGTCGGCAAGACGATGCTGGCCAAATCGATCGCCAAATCGGTCGACGGAACATTCAAAAGGATTCAGTTCACGCCGGATCTGCTGCCGTCGGATATAACCGGCACCAGCCTGTTTAATCAAAAAACCGGCGACTTTGAATGGCAACCGGGACCGGTCTTCGGCAACATCGTTCTGGCTGACGAGATCAACCGGACAACGCCTCGGACACAATCGGCCCTCCTGGAAGCAATGGATGAGCGACAGGTGACCATCGACGGGGTAACCAGGCCGATGCCGGAACCCTTTTTTGTCATCGCCACGCAGAACCCGGTTGAGTATCACGGCACGTACCCGCTGCCGGAAGGACAGCTTGACCGTTTCCTGATGAGCATAAACCTGGGCTATCCTGACGCCGCCGATGAAAAGTCGGTCGTTATCAGCCAGCAGTCGTCCCATCCGATCGAAACGCTTAAGCCGGTCATGCACGCGGATGAAATCGTTGAGGCGCAGACCGCGGTTAAGACCGTCTCTATCGACGAAACGCTTATAGACTATGTATTGAAAATCACGGACGCGACACGGCGGTCCGACGACTTTGTTTTGGGCGCCAGTCCGCGAGGAACGCTGGCGCTTGTCCATACGGCGCAAGGTTACGCCGCCATCAAAGGGCGGAAATTCGTTCTGCCGGACGATATCAAAACCGTCGCCATGGCCGTGCTGGCGCACCGGGTTTTCGTAAAGCCGCGGCTGAAAACGGGCGAGGCGCCGGCCAGGAAGATAATCGCCAGGATTCTCGACGAGGTGCCGGTTCCCGTAGTTCGATGA